From a region of the Pukyongiella litopenaei genome:
- a CDS encoding ferritin-like domain-containing protein — protein MSFYTQAAKHAAEVGDIGSRTLFEKIVLDEEGHKAWLELQLDLIERLGEKTYSARLITFGDEEQD, from the coding sequence ATCTCCTTCTACACGCAGGCGGCGAAGCATGCTGCAGAGGTCGGAGATATCGGCTCGCGCACCCTTTTCGAAAAGATAGTGCTCGACGAGGAAGGTCACAAGGCATGGCTGGAGCTGCAACTCGATCTGATCGAGCGTCTTGGCGAAAAGACATACAGCGCCAGGCTGATTACCTTCGGCGATGAAGAGCAGGACTAG
- a CDS encoding SLAC1 anion channel family protein, producing the protein MANVTDTSQVPDRIEHFPVSFFGMPMGLFGLTLALRAGGWPVASAAAGWVALAVFIGLGGLYTAKALRHPAALAAEWNHPVRLAFFPAISISVLLLATVLREAVPGPAEIIWVIGAAAQGVLSLAVVASWISHRAFGSGQLSPAWFIPAVGNVIVPLAGVPLGYGEISWYFFSVGLIFWLILLTLVFNRLIFHDPLPGKLRPTLVILIAPPAVAFLAWLQSNGGQIDAAARIMLNAAFFFTLLVAIQLPALLRLPFALSFWALSFPLAAVTTASFRFAEEANSAVHNAIGQVLLLILVVTIVSLLFRTARAAKAREICQPEG; encoded by the coding sequence ATGGCAAACGTGACCGATACATCGCAGGTGCCGGATCGGATCGAGCACTTTCCAGTAAGTTTCTTCGGTATGCCGATGGGGCTTTTTGGCCTGACACTGGCGCTGCGCGCCGGGGGCTGGCCCGTGGCGTCTGCCGCCGCCGGTTGGGTGGCACTTGCCGTCTTCATTGGCCTGGGGGGGCTCTATACAGCGAAGGCCCTGCGTCATCCTGCGGCCCTAGCAGCCGAGTGGAATCACCCGGTTCGCCTTGCCTTCTTTCCCGCGATCTCGATTTCCGTACTGCTTCTGGCGACCGTACTGCGTGAGGCCGTCCCTGGACCAGCCGAAATCATATGGGTGATCGGCGCTGCTGCGCAGGGGGTGCTGTCGCTTGCCGTAGTCGCCTCCTGGATTTCGCACCGCGCGTTCGGATCAGGACAGCTTTCACCGGCCTGGTTCATTCCCGCGGTCGGTAACGTGATCGTCCCGCTGGCCGGAGTACCACTGGGGTACGGTGAGATCAGCTGGTATTTCTTCTCGGTCGGGCTGATATTCTGGCTCATCCTGTTGACGCTGGTCTTCAACCGGCTGATTTTTCACGACCCCCTGCCGGGTAAGTTGCGGCCGACGCTCGTGATCTTGATAGCGCCCCCGGCGGTTGCCTTTCTGGCATGGCTTCAGTCGAACGGCGGCCAGATCGATGCCGCCGCCCGCATCATGCTGAACGCGGCTTTCTTCTTTACGCTGCTCGTTGCGATCCAGTTGCCGGCCCTCTTGCGACTTCCCTTCGCTTTGTCCTTTTGGGCCCTGTCCTTCCCACTTGCCGCCGTGACGACCGCAAGCTTCCGTTTCGCAGAGGAGGCAAATTCCGCGGTACATAACGCCATCGGTCAGGTGCTGCTCTTGATCCTTGTCGTGACCATCGTGAGCCTGCTGTTTCGCACGGCCCGCGCCGCAAAGGCGCGTGAAATCTGTCAGCCCGAGGGCTGA
- a CDS encoding YgaP family membrane protein yields MTVNMGRIDKGLRLVLAMVLVYAAFATETLSVGILILLVLAVAAEFTVTALVGTCPRYNNTGIRALRVAW; encoded by the coding sequence ATGACCGTAAACATGGGAAGGATCGACAAGGGCCTGCGTCTGGTTTTGGCTATGGTTCTCGTCTATGCAGCCTTCGCCACTGAGACCCTCAGCGTGGGCATCCTTATCTTGTTGGTTCTCGCTGTCGCCGCCGAATTCACGGTTACAGCGTTGGTCGGCACCTGCCCACGCTACAACAATACTGGAATTCGTGCCCTTCGGGTGGCGTGGTGA
- a CDS encoding YgaP family membrane protein: protein MTIENAIRAFAGIMILVSVALTVWVSPYFVWLTLFVGVNLLQSAVTGICPAAKILRKLGFRSGRAA from the coding sequence ATGACCATTGAAAACGCCATCCGCGCCTTTGCCGGTATCATGATTCTGGTTTCGGTCGCGCTGACTGTCTGGGTGTCACCATATTTCGTCTGGCTAACGCTGTTCGTTGGTGTCAACCTGCTGCAATCGGCTGTTACCGGCATTTGCCCCGCGGCCAAGATTCTACGCAAGCTCGGCTTCCGGTCCGGGCGCGCCGCCTGA
- a CDS encoding efflux RND transporter periplasmic adaptor subunit, with amino-acid sequence MRSLLIAVMLTAATAVSAAETLLLAPSDIPQWKAVYGRVEARNLVPARARIGGTVVELSVSEGDSVAAGTQIALVHDRKISFQIAAIDAQLRALGAQLDRAQAELARGRSLVERGVSTEQRLEQLETEVSVTQNQIAAAQAQRSVALQQAEEGEVLAPVDGRVLTVPVTRDAVIMAGEPVVTIAGGGFFLRLAIPERHAPDLREGAELQITSKSGVMPGRLVKLYPQIENGRVVADVELEGLDDSFVDARVLVRVPVGVRQALLVPQAALSSHSGLDFVRIRQGDSEVERAVVPGEVLTLDGAALVEILTGLHAGDTVLVP; translated from the coding sequence ATGCGTTCGCTGCTGATCGCCGTCATGCTCACCGCTGCCACGGCCGTGAGTGCGGCCGAGACCCTGCTGCTTGCGCCAAGTGACATTCCGCAGTGGAAAGCTGTCTATGGTCGCGTGGAGGCCCGCAACCTGGTGCCCGCCCGGGCCCGGATCGGTGGCACGGTGGTCGAACTGTCGGTTAGTGAAGGCGATAGCGTGGCGGCGGGGACGCAGATCGCGCTGGTGCATGATCGCAAGATCAGCTTCCAGATTGCGGCGATCGACGCGCAACTGCGCGCGCTCGGGGCGCAGTTGGACCGTGCGCAGGCGGAACTGGCCCGCGGGCGTTCGCTTGTCGAGCGCGGGGTTTCCACCGAGCAGCGGCTCGAACAACTGGAAACCGAAGTCAGTGTGACACAGAACCAGATCGCCGCAGCGCAGGCTCAGCGCAGCGTTGCCCTGCAACAGGCCGAAGAGGGCGAGGTTCTGGCCCCGGTCGACGGGCGGGTGTTGACCGTGCCCGTCACCCGCGACGCGGTGATCATGGCCGGCGAGCCGGTAGTGACCATCGCAGGTGGCGGCTTCTTCCTGCGTCTGGCTATTCCCGAACGCCACGCTCCGGACCTGCGCGAGGGGGCGGAACTGCAGATCACCTCGAAAAGCGGGGTGATGCCGGGCCGTCTGGTCAAGCTATACCCGCAGATCGAGAACGGGCGCGTCGTCGCTGATGTGGAACTCGAGGGGCTGGACGACAGCTTCGTCGACGCCCGCGTGTTGGTGCGGGTCCCGGTGGGGGTGCGCCAGGCTCTGCTGGTGCCGCAGGCGGCATTGAGCTCACATTCCGGGTTGGACTTCGTGCGCATTCGTCAGGGCGACAGCGAGGTTGAGCGCGCGGTAGTGCCGGGCGAGGTGCTGACGTTGGACGGTGCCGCCCTTGTCGAGATTCTGACCGGCCTGCATGCCGGCGATACCGTGCTGGTACCCTGA
- a CDS encoding efflux RND transporter permease subunit: protein MTDNAPREHDDSPRGDAPRLGLAGGLTRAFIDSPLTPLLLIASLAFGLIALMALPREEEPQISVPMIDIQVQATGLKAPDAVKLITEPLEQIVKGIDGVEHVYSQTQDDGVLVTARFLTGTSADTAVLRVHDKLRANMDRIPLGIPEPLIVGRGIDDVAIVSLTLAPAPSSAGQISANDLTRIARELQAEITKIDDVGLTYLIGAVDEVIRIAPDPARLALYGLTLQQLAGKVQGANRAFPTGTVRDAGEQIMLVAGETLATPEAIGNLLLTTRDGRPVYLRDVADVTLATDTADTMVATVTRREDGRPLRSPAVTLAVAKRAGSNAVTVAEAILHRVDELQGRLIPSDITVEITRDYGETANEKANELLFHLGLATVSIIVLVWLTIGWHEALVVAVVIPVTILLTLFASWIMGYTLNRVSLFALIFSIGILVDDAIVVIENIARHWAMNDGRPRARAAIEAVAEVGNPTIVATLTVVAALLPMLFVSGMMGPYMSPIPANASAAMIFSFFVAVMVTPWLMIKIAGRAPMTGHADAAHGGGALGRAYAMVARPLLASKARGWLFLALVLALTGGSLSLFYTRDVTVKLLPFDNKSELAVVIDLPEGASVEDTDAVAQEVAGNLLGMEEVLSVQTHAGTAAPFDFNGLVRHSFQRSQPHMGDVAVNLHPKSDRDRASHEIALEIRERLRAAAMPAGTVLKVVEPPPGPPVMATLLAEIYGPDAVTRRAVAARVEDAFRSIPFIVDIDNSYGTAPRRLRAVISADNLEFFRVEEGDVLDSIGLLNSGALVGYSHRGEGRPPIPIRIERPRAQRVMGEDFLTTPIPANVLPGDRGVVELGDVVEVVEERASLPIFRHNGRAAEMVTAELAGDFEAPLYGMLAVQHALEAQNWTDLPRPVISLHGQPADESAPTLLWDGEWEVTWVTFRDMGTAFMVALLGIYILVVAQFHSFKLPLVVLTPVPLTFIGIMLGHWLFGAPFSATSMIGFIALAGIIVRNSILLVDFIRHTQRDGRPLTEALIEAGAIRFKPILLTGIAAMIGAAVILVDPIFQGLAISLLFGVASSTLLTVLVIPVIYRVLRG from the coding sequence ATGACTGACAACGCTCCCCGCGAGCACGACGACAGCCCGCGCGGCGATGCTCCGCGCCTTGGCTTGGCGGGGGGGCTCACCCGTGCCTTCATCGACTCGCCGCTGACGCCACTGCTGCTGATTGCCTCGCTGGCTTTCGGACTGATCGCGCTGATGGCGCTGCCACGCGAGGAAGAGCCGCAGATCTCGGTGCCGATGATCGATATTCAGGTGCAGGCGACGGGGCTCAAGGCTCCCGACGCGGTCAAGCTGATCACCGAGCCGCTGGAGCAGATCGTCAAGGGCATTGACGGGGTCGAACATGTCTATTCTCAGACTCAGGACGACGGGGTGCTTGTCACCGCACGCTTTCTGACAGGGACTTCGGCCGACACCGCAGTACTGCGCGTCCATGACAAGCTTCGCGCAAACATGGACCGGATTCCGCTGGGTATCCCCGAGCCATTGATCGTTGGGCGCGGGATTGACGACGTGGCGATCGTATCGCTGACCCTGGCCCCCGCCCCAAGCTCCGCCGGGCAGATCAGCGCCAACGACCTGACCCGTATCGCCCGGGAGTTGCAGGCCGAGATCACCAAGATCGACGATGTCGGTCTGACCTATCTGATCGGCGCCGTGGATGAGGTAATCCGCATTGCACCCGACCCGGCACGGCTGGCGCTCTATGGGCTGACCCTGCAGCAGTTGGCCGGCAAGGTTCAGGGTGCCAACCGCGCCTTTCCTACCGGAACTGTCCGCGACGCGGGCGAGCAGATCATGCTGGTTGCCGGCGAAACCCTGGCCACACCCGAGGCCATCGGGAACCTGCTCTTGACGACCCGCGACGGGCGTCCGGTTTACCTGCGCGACGTGGCCGATGTGACACTGGCCACCGACACGGCTGACACGATGGTGGCGACCGTTACCCGCAGAGAGGACGGTCGGCCCCTGCGCTCGCCCGCGGTGACGCTGGCCGTCGCCAAACGCGCCGGCTCGAACGCGGTGACGGTGGCAGAAGCAATCCTGCACCGCGTCGATGAACTGCAGGGGCGCCTGATCCCCTCCGACATCACGGTCGAAATCACCCGCGACTATGGTGAGACCGCCAACGAAAAGGCCAATGAACTGTTGTTCCACCTGGGTCTTGCCACGGTATCGATCATCGTTCTGGTCTGGCTGACCATCGGCTGGCACGAAGCGCTGGTTGTCGCGGTGGTGATCCCGGTCACGATCCTGCTGACGCTGTTTGCATCCTGGATCATGGGCTACACGCTGAACCGGGTGTCGCTGTTCGCGTTGATTTTCTCCATCGGCATCCTGGTCGATGACGCAATCGTGGTGATCGAGAACATCGCCCGCCACTGGGCGATGAACGACGGTCGCCCCCGCGCTAGAGCCGCGATCGAGGCCGTGGCCGAGGTCGGAAACCCCACCATCGTCGCCACGCTGACCGTGGTCGCGGCGCTGCTGCCAATGCTGTTCGTGTCGGGGATGATGGGCCCTTACATGAGCCCCATCCCGGCAAATGCCTCGGCCGCAATGATATTCTCGTTCTTCGTCGCGGTGATGGTCACGCCCTGGCTGATGATTAAGATCGCCGGGCGTGCGCCGATGACGGGCCACGCCGACGCCGCGCATGGCGGCGGGGCACTGGGGCGCGCCTATGCGATGGTGGCGCGACCACTGTTGGCCAGCAAGGCGCGAGGCTGGCTCTTTCTGGCGCTGGTTCTGGCCCTGACCGGGGGGTCACTGTCGCTGTTCTACACCCGCGACGTGACAGTGAAGCTACTTCCTTTCGACAACAAATCTGAACTGGCCGTGGTGATCGACCTGCCCGAAGGCGCCTCTGTCGAGGACACCGACGCGGTTGCGCAAGAGGTCGCGGGAAACCTGCTGGGGATGGAGGAGGTGCTTTCGGTCCAGACCCACGCCGGCACAGCCGCGCCCTTTGACTTCAATGGGCTGGTGCGCCACAGCTTCCAACGTAGCCAGCCGCATATGGGTGACGTGGCGGTGAACCTGCACCCCAAGTCAGACCGTGACCGGGCCAGCCATGAAATCGCGCTGGAGATCCGCGAACGCTTGCGCGCTGCCGCGATGCCCGCAGGCACGGTTCTGAAGGTGGTCGAGCCACCGCCCGGCCCCCCCGTTATGGCAACGCTGCTGGCGGAGATCTACGGCCCTGACGCCGTCACGCGCCGTGCAGTCGCGGCGCGGGTCGAGGATGCGTTTCGGTCCATCCCCTTTATCGTCGACATCGACAATTCCTATGGCACCGCACCGCGCAGGTTGCGAGCGGTGATCTCGGCAGACAACCTGGAGTTCTTCCGGGTCGAGGAAGGCGATGTTCTGGACAGTATCGGGCTGTTGAACTCGGGCGCGCTGGTTGGCTATTCCCACCGTGGCGAGGGACGCCCGCCGATCCCCATCCGTATCGAGCGACCCCGCGCGCAGCGGGTGATGGGTGAGGATTTCCTGACCACTCCCATCCCTGCCAACGTGCTGCCCGGCGACCGCGGCGTGGTTGAATTGGGTGACGTGGTTGAGGTGGTCGAAGAGCGCGCCTCGCTGCCGATCTTCCGCCACAACGGCCGGGCCGCAGAGATGGTGACAGCTGAGCTAGCTGGCGATTTCGAGGCGCCACTTTACGGGATGCTGGCCGTTCAGCATGCGCTCGAAGCGCAGAACTGGACCGACCTGCCGCGCCCCGTCATCAGTCTGCATGGCCAGCCCGCCGACGAATCTGCGCCCACGCTGCTGTGGGACGGGGAATGGGAGGTCACCTGGGTCACCTTTCGTGACATGGGCACGGCCTTCATGGTGGCGCTGCTTGGGATCTATATCCTTGTTGTGGCACAGTTTCATTCTTTCAAGCTGCCGCTGGTGGTGCTGACGCCGGTGCCGCTCACCTTCATAGGAATCATGCTCGGGCATTGGCTGTTCGGGGCACCATTCTCGGCCACATCGATGATCGGCTTCATCGCGCTTGCAGGGATAATCGTGCGCAACTCGATCCTGCTGGTCGATTTCATCCGCCATACTCAGCGCGACGGCCGTCCGCTGACCGAGGCGCTGATCGAGGCCGGGGCCATTCGCTTCAAGCCAATCCTGCTGACTGGCATCGCAGCAATGATCGGCGCGGCGGTGATCCTGGTGGACCCGATCTTTCAAGGGCTGGCGATATCGCTCCTGTTTGGGGTGGCCAGTTCGACGCTGCTGACGGTGCTGGTGATCCCGGTGATCTACCGCGTACTGCGGGGGTAG
- a CDS encoding copper uptake system-associated protein has protein sequence MKHVFVAVLAASFTAPAFAGSKNTPIPFAADGMNHATMDHASTGHAPAGGPMSVMGGTDTEQIEALLKAQFDRPDAPLTVAPVTVQGNVAVAGWSQDGTGGRAFLRRDDHGWFVELCSGASLVLPATFQSMGLSRVEAERLAAAVNGAEADAGGGLIDRLNAFEGTVVIGREGMGHHGHEGAMPDGS, from the coding sequence ATGAAACATGTTTTCGTTGCGGTTCTTGCCGCATCCTTCACCGCACCTGCGTTTGCAGGGAGCAAGAACACACCCATTCCCTTTGCCGCGGACGGCATGAACCACGCCACGATGGATCACGCCTCAACCGGCCATGCCCCGGCGGGTGGACCGATGTCGGTGATGGGTGGCACCGATACCGAACAGATCGAGGCGCTGCTCAAGGCCCAGTTCGACCGTCCGGACGCACCGCTGACCGTGGCGCCGGTGACCGTGCAGGGCAACGTCGCCGTTGCGGGCTGGAGCCAGGACGGAACCGGCGGCCGCGCCTTCCTGCGCCGGGACGATCATGGCTGGTTTGTCGAACTCTGCTCCGGCGCAAGCCTCGTTCTGCCCGCCACGTTCCAGTCGATGGGCCTGAGCCGCGTCGAGGCCGAACGCCTGGCCGCTGCCGTCAACGGCGCCGAAGCCGATGCCGGCGGCGGTCTGATCGACCGGCTGAACGCCTTCGAGGGCACGGTGGTGATCGGCCGCGAGGGGATGGGCCACCACGGGCATGAAGGAGCAATGCCAGATGGAAGCTGA
- a CDS encoding ZIP family metal transporter, giving the protein MLMQAFLWGAVAGGALLVGAFVGYFANLPKMLSSSVMAFGIGVLVSALSFDLMSEAYLVGGLWGSVAGFVAGAALYAIANFILASAGAKHRKKSSGAAGGAAIAIAIGSLLDGIPESAAIGISLLDGEGVALVTVIAIFVSNIPEGLSSSTGMKAEGRSAGYVFSLWGGIAALCAVASLLGYAVIGGLDETWIGAATAVAAGAIFVMLIDTMVPEAFEEIHGLSGIMAAGGFLFAFCLSHLL; this is encoded by the coding sequence ATGCTGATGCAGGCTTTCCTGTGGGGGGCGGTCGCCGGTGGCGCGCTGTTGGTCGGCGCGTTTGTCGGCTATTTTGCAAATCTCCCGAAGATGCTCAGCTCATCCGTGATGGCATTCGGCATCGGGGTCCTCGTGTCGGCCCTGTCGTTCGACCTGATGAGCGAAGCCTATCTGGTCGGGGGGCTTTGGGGGTCGGTGGCCGGGTTCGTTGCGGGCGCGGCGCTCTATGCGATCGCGAATTTCATCCTGGCCAGCGCAGGTGCGAAGCACCGGAAGAAGTCATCCGGTGCCGCGGGAGGCGCGGCGATTGCCATCGCCATCGGCTCGCTTCTCGATGGAATTCCGGAATCCGCGGCCATTGGCATATCGCTGCTTGACGGGGAAGGCGTCGCCCTCGTGACCGTCATCGCGATCTTCGTTTCGAACATCCCGGAAGGGCTTTCCAGTTCGACCGGCATGAAGGCAGAGGGCCGGTCCGCCGGGTATGTCTTTTCGCTTTGGGGTGGGATTGCGGCCCTTTGTGCTGTCGCGTCCCTGTTGGGATATGCCGTCATCGGTGGTCTGGATGAAACCTGGATCGGCGCGGCGACAGCGGTTGCCGCAGGCGCGATATTCGTCATGTTGATAGACACGATGGTGCCGGAGGCCTTTGAGGAAATCCATGGGCTTTCCGGGATCATGGCGGCCGGCGGCTTTCTGTTCGCCTTCTGCCTCAGCCATCTGTTGTAG
- the ggt gene encoding gamma-glutamyltransferase — MRLLANLIATTGLVAASVIYQPAFAASLEPVKADHGMVVTAQHLASEVGVEVLKKGGNAVDAAVAVGYALAVVYPEAGNIGGGGFMTIRMKDGTSTFLDFRERAPLAATQDMYLDADGNIVEDASWAGYLAVGVPGTVAGLEYAREKYGKLSSHDLIDPAIALARDGFALNAYDVDSLNWGASEVFGGDPAAKAIFSKSDGTPFVVGDVLVQSDLAATLTAIADQGLDGFYKGATAEKIVKASQDKGGILSLEDFEQYKVREMEPIACSYRGYDIISSPPPSSGGLIICEILNVLEGYPIGYLGANSAATVHLMVEAMRHAFVDRNSALGDPDFVENPVEKLLDKAYAAEIRGRIDPYRAGVSEGLMPEGMGESNETTHYSIIDEEGNAVAVTYTLNGSYGAGVVADGTGILLNNEMDDFTSKPGSANAYGLVQGEANAIQPRKSPLSSMSPTVISKDGEPFMVIGSPGGPRIITITLESIMNVIDHGMDMQEAIDAPRIHHQWLPDDIKMEPNGLSPDTIRLLTGMGYKVGIDPDWTIWGQAAGILVGGRDLAEIEAGGGDARYYGAIDSRASSGKAVGY; from the coding sequence ATGAGACTTTTAGCGAACCTGATAGCAACGACCGGACTGGTCGCGGCGTCCGTCATCTACCAGCCGGCCTTTGCCGCGTCCTTGGAGCCGGTGAAGGCCGATCACGGCATGGTGGTGACGGCACAGCACCTGGCGTCCGAAGTCGGCGTGGAGGTGCTGAAGAAGGGCGGAAACGCCGTCGACGCGGCCGTGGCCGTGGGCTATGCGCTCGCGGTCGTCTATCCGGAAGCCGGCAATATCGGCGGCGGCGGCTTCATGACCATCCGCATGAAGGACGGCACGTCGACATTCCTGGATTTCCGCGAACGGGCGCCGCTCGCCGCGACACAGGACATGTATCTCGACGCTGACGGGAACATCGTCGAAGACGCGAGCTGGGCGGGCTATCTCGCGGTCGGCGTGCCCGGCACGGTGGCCGGTCTCGAATATGCGCGCGAGAAATACGGCAAGCTTTCGAGCCATGACCTGATCGACCCGGCAATCGCGCTGGCCCGGGACGGGTTCGCGCTGAATGCCTATGACGTGGATTCGCTGAACTGGGGCGCCAGCGAGGTTTTTGGCGGCGACCCGGCCGCCAAGGCGATCTTCTCCAAGAGCGACGGCACCCCGTTCGTTGTCGGCGATGTGCTGGTTCAATCCGATCTCGCCGCAACGCTGACCGCGATTGCCGATCAGGGTCTCGACGGGTTCTACAAGGGCGCCACCGCCGAGAAGATCGTCAAGGCGAGCCAGGACAAGGGCGGCATCCTGAGCCTCGAGGATTTCGAGCAGTACAAGGTGCGCGAGATGGAGCCGATCGCCTGCAGCTATCGCGGCTATGACATCATCTCGTCCCCCCCTCCGAGCTCGGGCGGGTTGATCATCTGCGAGATCCTCAACGTTCTCGAAGGCTATCCGATCGGCTATCTCGGCGCGAATTCGGCCGCGACCGTGCATCTCATGGTCGAAGCGATGCGTCATGCCTTTGTCGACCGCAACAGCGCGCTGGGCGATCCCGATTTCGTCGAGAACCCGGTCGAGAAGCTGCTGGACAAGGCCTATGCCGCCGAGATCCGCGGCAGGATCGATCCCTACCGGGCCGGCGTATCGGAGGGGCTGATGCCTGAAGGCATGGGTGAATCGAACGAGACCACGCATTATTCGATCATCGACGAAGAAGGCAACGCGGTCGCGGTCACCTACACGCTCAACGGGTCATACGGTGCCGGCGTCGTCGCGGACGGAACGGGCATCCTGCTCAACAACGAGATGGACGACTTCACCTCCAAGCCCGGTTCGGCCAATGCCTATGGGCTGGTCCAGGGCGAAGCCAACGCGATCCAGCCGCGCAAGTCGCCGCTTTCGTCGATGAGCCCGACCGTGATCTCCAAGGATGGCGAACCCTTCATGGTCATCGGCAGTCCCGGCGGGCCGCGCATCATCACCATCACGCTGGAATCGATCATGAACGTGATCGACCATGGGATGGACATGCAGGAAGCCATCGACGCGCCGCGCATCCATCACCAGTGGCTGCCCGACGACATCAAGATGGAGCCGAACGGCCTGTCGCCCGACACGATCCGGCTGCTGACCGGGATGGGCTACAAGGTCGGCATCGACCCGGACTGGACGATCTGGGGGCAGGCAGCGGGCATCCTCGTTGGCGGCCGCGACCTGGCCGAGATCGAAGCCGGCGGCGGTGACGCCCGCTATTACGGCGCGATCGATAGCCGCGCGTCATCCGGCAAGGCCGTCGGTTACTAA
- a CDS encoding ABC transporter substrate-binding protein: MRFVSKAAFGSADPHINYHSLFWMMSQSVYDGLVAYKKAEGAESTTVVPDLAEDMPVISNDGKTYTFKIRKGVHFSNGKELTVEDVQASLRRIFKVASPTAGSFYNGIVGAEDCLAAPGDCTLEGGVSVDPGAGTVTINLTRPDAEFLYKLSVPHAYIVPADTPASDTGTVPTPGTGAYMIESYDPNKSVILKRNPAFVEWSVDAQPDGFVDELRIDFGLTEEAQVNAIINGQADMMTDSPPSDRLVEIGTNFADQVHINPQAAFWYVPLNMNIPPFDNLKARQAFAHAVNLNVPVDFFGGPRLASPTCQVLPQGFPGYRPFCLHTKNPGEAWTGPDMEKARALVEASGTQGQKVAVVVDDSDAGRNIGLYLQSVLTDLGYDASVNSISGNIHFTYIQNTNNKVQASVSQWYADYPAAANFLNVLIGCGSFHPGSDSSINISGMCDEKIQARMDQAMALGSTDPEAANDLWSEIDREVMEQVPMVPLFNPSNVDFASKRMGNYMFSPQYHIVYANAWVQ, translated from the coding sequence ATGCGCTTTGTTTCAAAGGCGGCCTTCGGGTCTGCCGACCCGCATATCAACTATCACTCGCTGTTCTGGATGATGAGCCAGAGCGTCTATGACGGGCTGGTCGCCTACAAGAAGGCGGAAGGCGCCGAAAGCACGACGGTCGTGCCCGATCTGGCCGAAGACATGCCGGTCATCTCGAATGACGGAAAGACCTATACGTTCAAGATCCGCAAAGGCGTTCATTTCTCGAATGGCAAGGAACTGACGGTCGAGGACGTGCAGGCGTCGCTGCGGCGCATCTTCAAGGTTGCCAGCCCGACCGCCGGGTCGTTCTACAACGGGATCGTCGGGGCCGAGGACTGCCTTGCCGCGCCGGGCGACTGCACGCTGGAGGGGGGCGTGAGCGTCGATCCCGGTGCCGGAACCGTCACCATCAACCTGACCCGACCCGATGCCGAATTCCTCTACAAGCTGTCGGTTCCCCATGCCTATATCGTGCCGGCCGATACGCCCGCCTCGGATACGGGCACCGTGCCGACGCCCGGCACCGGCGCCTACATGATCGAGAGCTACGATCCGAACAAATCCGTGATCCTGAAACGCAACCCGGCCTTTGTCGAATGGAGTGTCGATGCCCAGCCCGACGGGTTCGTGGATGAGCTCCGGATCGATTTCGGCCTGACCGAGGAGGCGCAGGTCAACGCCATCATCAATGGCCAGGCCGATATGATGACGGACAGCCCGCCTTCGGACCGGCTGGTGGAGATCGGCACGAATTTCGCCGATCAGGTCCATATCAATCCGCAGGCCGCGTTCTGGTATGTGCCGCTCAACATGAACATCCCGCCGTTCGACAATCTCAAGGCGCGCCAGGCCTTTGCCCATGCCGTGAACCTGAACGTTCCGGTCGATTTCTTCGGCGGCCCGCGGCTGGCATCGCCGACCTGCCAGGTGCTGCCGCAAGGGTTTCCGGGCTACAGGCCCTTTTGTCTTCACACGAAGAACCCCGGCGAGGCCTGGACCGGCCCGGACATGGAAAAGGCGAGGGCGCTGGTCGAAGCATCCGGCACGCAGGGCCAGAAGGTTGCCGTCGTGGTCGATGACAGCGACGCGGGGCGCAATATCGGTCTCTACCTGCAAAGCGTGCTGACCGATCTCGGCTATGATGCCAGCGTCAACTCGATCTCGGGCAATATCCACTTCACCTATATCCAGAACACGAACAACAAGGTGCAGGCGTCGGTGTCGCAATGGTATGCCGACTATCCGGCCGCGGCGAATTTCCTGAACGTGTTGATCGGCTGCGGGTCGTTCCACCCCGGTTCGGATTCTTCGATCAACATCTCCGGAATGTGCGATGAGAAGATCCAGGCGAGGATGGACCAGGCGATGGCGCTGGGCTCGACCGATCCGGAGGCGGCTAACGACCTGTGGTCCGAAATCGACCGCGAGGTGATGGAACAGGTGCCGATGGTGCCGCTGTTCAACCCCTCCAATGTCGACTTCGCGTCCAAGCGGATGGGGAACTACATGTTCTCGCCGCAATACCACATCGTCTATGCGAACGCCTGGGTTCAGTAG